From the genome of Ptychodera flava strain L36383 chromosome 22, AS_Pfla_20210202, whole genome shotgun sequence, one region includes:
- the LOC139123089 gene encoding LOW QUALITY PROTEIN: peroxiredoxin-like 2A (The sequence of the model RefSeq protein was modified relative to this genomic sequence to represent the inferred CDS: substituted 1 base at 1 genomic stop codon) has product MGWVWNGAAMAAVTGIIVANMNFWMTAERATLKYLSDTTLEIINKQYDRYSHHFDFLGQGRKKFRASELWKESGAVILVVRRPGXSLCREEAVELSSLKGELQVGSVPVPIFAVVHETLGVDEFKQYFEGEVFLDKERRFYGPKERWMFLSGFLRPMTWLSLIRTYRRDIEGNLEGEGRLLGGVFVVGGGDQGIVYEYRNADFADHANWQDVIDAVQLIQPTIPFEPE; this is encoded by the exons ATGGGCTGGGTTTGGAATGGTGCAGCAATGGCTGCCGTGACGGGCATCATCGTAGCCAATATGAATTTCTGGATGACTGCTGAACGAGCAACTTTGAAGTACCTTTCAGATACCACCTTAGAAATCATCAACAAACAGTATGATAGATACAGCcatcattttgatttccttgGTCAGGGCCGGAAGAAGTTCAGAGCCAGTGAGCTTTGGAAGGAATCAGGAGCAGTGATCTTGGTGGTCCGGAGACCTGGATGATCTTTGTGCAGAGAG GAAGCTGTTGAGCTGTCCTCTCTGAAAGGTGAACTCCAAGTTGGAAGTGTACCAGTGCCCATCTTTGCTGTGGTACATGAGACTCTAGGAGTTGACGAGTTTAAGCAGTATTTTGAAGGGGAAGTATTCCTAGACAAAGAG AGGCGTTTTTATGGTCCAAAGGAACGCTGGATGTTCTTGTCCGGTTTTCTGAGGCCGATGACTTGGCTTTCACTTATCAGGACATACAGACGAGATATAGAAGGCAATCTTGAAG GTGAAGGCCGTTTGCTTGGTGGTGTCTTTGTTGTTGGTGGTGGAGATCAAGGGATTGTGTATGAATACAGAAATGCCGATTTTGCTGACCATGCTAACTGGCAAGATGTCATCGATGCTGTACAGCTTATCCAACCAACCATTCCATTTGAACCGGAGTAA
- the LOC139123092 gene encoding COP9 signalosome complex subunit 4-like isoform X1 — MADVKQQLSALAAAGGSHKDVADKYRKILDAILKKKGKDLIAGLKSFVEAMVNENVSLVISRQILTDCCNHLAKLPDDISKEVSHFTLDKVQPRVISFEEQVASVRQHLAEIYEREQRWRDAANVLVGIPLETGQKQYSVDYKLETYLKIARLYLEDEDPVQAEAYINRASLLQADSTNEQLHIHYKVCYARVLDYRRKFIEAAQRYNELSYRTIIAEEERMQALKHALHCTILASAGQQRSRMLATLFKDERCQQLPAYGILEKMYLDRIIRSYQLKEFAATLQSHQLATTADGSTILDRAVIEHNLLSASKLYNNITFEELGSLLEIPPAKAEKIASQMISEGRMNGCIDQIDSIVHFEGRETLPNWDKQIQSLCFQVNNILEKIIQVAPDWAAHAMDAQMT; from the exons ATGGCCGATGTCAAGCAGCAACTCTCGGCTCTTGCCGCTGCTGGAGGTTCGCACAAAGATGTCGCAGACAA GTATCGTAAAATATTGGATGCCATACTGAAGAAGAAAGGCAAGGACTTGATTGCAGGACTGAAGTCATTTGTAGAAGCAA TGGTCAATGAAAATGTCAGTCTCGTCATTTCGAGACAGATTCTGACAGACTGTTGCAATCATCTTGCAAAGTTACCTGATGATATCTCCAAGGAAGTGTCACACTTTACATTAGACAAAGTACAACCAAGGGTTATTTCATTTGAAGAACAG GTTGCATCAGTAAGGCAGCATCTAGCAGAAATCTATGAAAGAGAACAGAGATGGCGCGATGCCGCCAATGTCTTAGTTGGAATACCTTTAGAAACTGGACAGAA ACAATATTCTGTAGATTATAAATTAGAGACATACCTGAAGATAGCCAGGCTTTACCTAGAGGATGAAGATCCAGTACAGGCTGAGGCATATATCAACAGAGCATCTCTACTCCAAGCAGATTCTACCAATGAACAGTTACATATACACTATAAA GTATGCTATGCCAGGGTGCTAGACTATCGTAGGAAATTCATCGAAGCAGCACAGAGATACAATGAATTATCATACAGGACTATCATTGCAGAAGAAGAGAGAATGCAGGCTTTGAAACATGCCCTCCATTGTACAATTCTAGCATCAGCAG GTCAACAGAGGTCACGTATGCTTGCAACTCTTTTCAAAGATGAAAGATGCCAACAATTGCCAGCCTATGGCATTCTAGAAAAGATGTACTTAGACCGCATTATCAGAAGTTATCAGTTAAAAGAATTTGCAGCCACGTTACAGTCTCATCAACTAGCTACCACAGCAGATG GTTCTACAATTCTAGACAGAGCAGTCATAGAACATAACCTACTATCAGCCAGTAAACTGTACAATAACATTACATTTGAAGAATTGGGTTCACTGCTTGAAATACCACCAGCAAAG GCTGAAAAAATAGCATCACAAATGATTTCTGAAGGAAGAATGAATGGTTGCATTGATCAAATTGACAGtattgtacattttgaag GCCGGGAGACTCTACCAAACTGGGACAAACAAATCCAGAGCCTGTGTTTCCAGGTTAACAACATCTTAGAGAAAATCATCCAAGTTGCGCCAGACTGGGCAGCACATGCAATGGATGCTCAGATGACCTGA
- the LOC139123092 gene encoding COP9 signalosome complex subunit 4-like isoform X2, which produces MVNENVSLVISRQILTDCCNHLAKLPDDISKEVSHFTLDKVQPRVISFEEQVASVRQHLAEIYEREQRWRDAANVLVGIPLETGQKQYSVDYKLETYLKIARLYLEDEDPVQAEAYINRASLLQADSTNEQLHIHYKVCYARVLDYRRKFIEAAQRYNELSYRTIIAEEERMQALKHALHCTILASAGQQRSRMLATLFKDERCQQLPAYGILEKMYLDRIIRSYQLKEFAATLQSHQLATTADGSTILDRAVIEHNLLSASKLYNNITFEELGSLLEIPPAKAEKIASQMISEGRMNGCIDQIDSIVHFEGRETLPNWDKQIQSLCFQVNNILEKIIQVAPDWAAHAMDAQMT; this is translated from the exons A TGGTCAATGAAAATGTCAGTCTCGTCATTTCGAGACAGATTCTGACAGACTGTTGCAATCATCTTGCAAAGTTACCTGATGATATCTCCAAGGAAGTGTCACACTTTACATTAGACAAAGTACAACCAAGGGTTATTTCATTTGAAGAACAG GTTGCATCAGTAAGGCAGCATCTAGCAGAAATCTATGAAAGAGAACAGAGATGGCGCGATGCCGCCAATGTCTTAGTTGGAATACCTTTAGAAACTGGACAGAA ACAATATTCTGTAGATTATAAATTAGAGACATACCTGAAGATAGCCAGGCTTTACCTAGAGGATGAAGATCCAGTACAGGCTGAGGCATATATCAACAGAGCATCTCTACTCCAAGCAGATTCTACCAATGAACAGTTACATATACACTATAAA GTATGCTATGCCAGGGTGCTAGACTATCGTAGGAAATTCATCGAAGCAGCACAGAGATACAATGAATTATCATACAGGACTATCATTGCAGAAGAAGAGAGAATGCAGGCTTTGAAACATGCCCTCCATTGTACAATTCTAGCATCAGCAG GTCAACAGAGGTCACGTATGCTTGCAACTCTTTTCAAAGATGAAAGATGCCAACAATTGCCAGCCTATGGCATTCTAGAAAAGATGTACTTAGACCGCATTATCAGAAGTTATCAGTTAAAAGAATTTGCAGCCACGTTACAGTCTCATCAACTAGCTACCACAGCAGATG GTTCTACAATTCTAGACAGAGCAGTCATAGAACATAACCTACTATCAGCCAGTAAACTGTACAATAACATTACATTTGAAGAATTGGGTTCACTGCTTGAAATACCACCAGCAAAG GCTGAAAAAATAGCATCACAAATGATTTCTGAAGGAAGAATGAATGGTTGCATTGATCAAATTGACAGtattgtacattttgaag GCCGGGAGACTCTACCAAACTGGGACAAACAAATCCAGAGCCTGTGTTTCCAGGTTAACAACATCTTAGAGAAAATCATCCAAGTTGCGCCAGACTGGGCAGCACATGCAATGGATGCTCAGATGACCTGA